One genomic region from Natrarchaeobius halalkaliphilus encodes:
- a CDS encoding heme-binding protein, with the protein MTRRTPPQTEEGWYVLHDFRSIDWDAWRNAPDHRRSRAIDEGIEFLAAAERLEDADAGDSATFSVLGHEADLLVLHLRPTLADLDGLERRFEHTELAAFTERTDSYLSVTEVSGYMSQEFFDEDSEVEDTGMKRYIESRLEPEIPEAEFVSFYPMSKRRGPDHNWYDLPFDERAEHLSSHGDIGREYAGRVTQIISGSIGLDDFEWGVTLFADDPTDVKELLYEMRFDPSSSRFAEFGRFLSARRFPPENLGAFLAGETIPQETSADTHGGSHPHGSGGSSDPAHGESGAHGGDGSHGDHHGDEDVRSELDEIGVYAGQPHGEDVHAVVLYSAADSDHLFEEVDGLRTNFDHYDSHVKTAVYEPESTDRDDGGADGESASENAETAIVSLWETERAADTAAGFLADLPEIVRQAGDDDGDSWGTMGMFYTVKAERRGDFVGTFGDVAGLLDDMDGHRKTDLLVNREDENDMFIASRWDGREDAMAFFRSDAFSETVEFGRDVLADRPRHVFLA; encoded by the coding sequence ATGACCCGTCGGACACCACCACAGACCGAAGAGGGCTGGTACGTGCTCCACGATTTCCGGTCGATAGACTGGGACGCCTGGCGAAACGCGCCCGACCATCGCCGGTCGAGAGCGATCGACGAAGGGATCGAGTTCCTGGCCGCGGCCGAACGACTCGAGGACGCCGATGCGGGCGACTCCGCGACGTTCTCGGTGCTCGGACACGAGGCCGATCTACTGGTCTTACACCTCCGCCCGACCCTGGCAGATCTCGACGGGCTCGAGCGCCGATTCGAACACACCGAACTAGCGGCGTTCACCGAGCGAACGGACTCGTACCTCTCCGTGACCGAGGTCTCGGGCTACATGTCCCAGGAGTTCTTCGACGAGGACAGCGAGGTCGAAGATACGGGGATGAAGCGATACATTGAGTCCCGTCTCGAGCCCGAGATTCCCGAGGCGGAGTTCGTCAGCTTCTACCCGATGAGCAAGCGACGCGGCCCGGATCACAACTGGTACGACCTCCCCTTCGACGAACGCGCGGAACACCTCTCGAGTCACGGCGATATCGGCCGGGAGTACGCAGGTCGAGTCACGCAGATCATCTCGGGTAGCATCGGACTCGACGATTTCGAGTGGGGCGTGACGCTGTTCGCTGACGATCCGACCGACGTCAAGGAACTGCTCTACGAGATGCGCTTCGACCCCTCGAGTTCTCGGTTCGCCGAGTTCGGCCGGTTCCTCTCGGCTCGTCGATTCCCGCCCGAGAACCTCGGTGCCTTCCTCGCCGGCGAAACGATTCCACAGGAGACGAGTGCGGATACACACGGCGGTAGCCACCCCCACGGAAGCGGTGGCTCGAGTGACCCTGCACACGGGGAATCCGGCGCACACGGCGGCGATGGGTCTCACGGTGACCACCACGGTGACGAGGACGTCCGAAGCGAACTCGACGAGATCGGCGTCTACGCGGGCCAACCGCACGGCGAGGACGTCCACGCGGTCGTCCTCTACTCGGCGGCCGATTCCGACCATCTCTTCGAAGAGGTGGACGGATTGCGGACGAACTTCGATCACTACGACTCCCACGTCAAGACGGCGGTGTACGAGCCGGAATCCACCGATCGAGACGACGGGGGAGCGGACGGCGAATCAGCGAGTGAGAACGCCGAGACGGCGATCGTCAGTCTCTGGGAGACCGAACGGGCCGCGGATACGGCGGCCGGCTTTCTCGCGGATCTGCCGGAGATCGTCAGGCAGGCGGGCGACGACGACGGCGATTCCTGGGGTACGATGGGCATGTTCTACACCGTCAAAGCCGAACGCAGGGGTGACTTCGTCGGTACCTTCGGCGACGTCGCCGGGCTGCTCGATGACATGGACGGTCACCGAAAGACCGACCTGCTGGTCAACCGCGAGGACGAAAACGACATGTTCATCGCGAGCCGTTGGGACGGCCGCGAGGACGCGATGGCCTTTTTCCGAAGCGATGCTTTCTCCGAAACCGTCGAGTTCGGTCGAGACGTCCTCGCGGATCGACCGCGACACGTGTTCCTCGCCTGA